In Cryptomeria japonica chromosome 5, Sugi_1.0, whole genome shotgun sequence, the genomic window aaattaaAAAAGTAAAGTGATTTTACCTATGAAGTCATGCTAAATAAAGCCAAAAAACTAAAAGCATAAAACTATATGGAATTGGGAGGAATTACtaaatattccaacaatctcccccttaattTCAACCACTAATGGCTTCAACACAAAAACAATAATATCTGATATTTGGATCTTCTTCATTCAGAGTTGCAACTGattttatttcttctttcaactTGTGCAGGCTTCTCTCTTACAACGGTGTGGCgatctctttttcaattgcattTTACCTAGTTATTCTTCCTTTTAGTTGTCCACACTTTCTCTCCTTTAATAGAGGGACTCAATTCTTTTGACAAAATGCTATGGCCTTTTCTAAGGTTGGGATATAATTTCCTCACACAACTTCATATTGATGGCTTTAACTAATTCTATGGCATTTATAAGATCCACAATCGTCTTCATACAAATTAACTTTTTTATGATTTGTGATAgctttcccttttctcctttaacaACCCTATAAATGAAGGGCTTCACCTTTTTTCAAAAGTTGATTGAAACTTGGCAATTTATGCTAGATATTTTTGCCTACAATCTCCTCCTTTGAGGGTTGACTTCACCTCATTAAGGAGGTGATTTTTGCATTGAAATCATGTTTGACATCATTGACTTAAAAAATACTCGTCCTTTCATCATTGACTTAAAGAATACTTGCCCTTTCAACATGGGTGGCTTACCTAACtagaaaatatcacaaaaatgGTTTGTGATCTTCGTCAATTTTCTctgacaacctcttgtggattacTTCTTTTATCCTTTGTCTTCAGTTATGGATggatttaataatttctttagtgcTTTGACTAGTTCTTCAACCCACATTCTCTTGCTTCTTCAAATTCTTGAACCTACGAAACTTTCTTGAACTCGCTTTGGCACCAAATGAAAGATATACAAAATTGAAACACAAGTAAATTGTTTTATCGATTCATGAGATTACAAGAGCTTCTTGATCAAATGATCAAGGATCAAATGAACTTATAATAAATGAATTACAACTGCCTTATTATATAGGGGtattaggggagaggacccagtagttgaccaccctaacttcacacttctcaaaatcctatgtggaaattCCAAATCACTCCCATTTTTTTATGGTAGCTTATTTGGCAAGTCCCCTAcctataactaaggttttagggccacatcatcaaatatgatgccacatcaacatgtttttttGACAAAGTGTTTAAAAAAGgccccccaaaaagtgagactGATACTTTTGgactaagtcatgttttattggtgtgCTAATGTCGCATCACATGATTCGTTGCTTTTTGGATCTAAGAGAAACATTCATTCAATTATGGATAGTCATCATTAgcactaacaactttaaagtctCAACTATTAAAACATGCTCAACTACTAAGTCCTCTCCCCTAGACGAAATGACTTTCCAACTGACAAAATAgcccattttttatttattaaaagtgTCATTTGCTCTTTGTAGCAGCCATTCAGCCATTCTGTGGTTGCATAGACATTGTCTCCCCTAGATACATCCAAAGGCCTCTAAAAACTTATCTTGAAAACTTGCATTattagaaataaaacaaaaaatcttgaaaacttgcattattagaaataaaacaaaaaactaAGACATTTTTTATTATGTAGATAATCATGCTaaataaaactttaaaaaaatgtaaaattatACAAGTGGAAGGAATTAGTAAATATTCCACCAAGAATAAGTCCAGCTCACAACCATGGAGTGAGCTGCAATTAATAATTTTTGTACAAGGAAAATACTTGTTTAAAGACACCCACGAGGGTAAACGGATTCCCAGCACCCCCCGTTATTGACCATTGGCTACTAGTAGTATTTTCTTGTGAAGCCGTTTGTGCATTCACGCAACGATATGCAACGTGCAATAAGCAGATTCATGCATGCCATACAACGTGCACACCGGATATCTGATTGTGTAAAAAATATGTAGTACAGACTGGTTAACCTTCTTGTTATCCATTGTTTTATAAAGTTGACTCATCTCTTGATCACAATAGGTAGCATAAGCATTAACTCCTCCAACTTACTTCCATTATTATATACCATGACATGGAGTGTTTTAAATGGGCATGAAGAGGGACTCCTGAGTTTAAGCAAATTTAATAGAGAAAGTTGGGAGAGCATTCACCCGATAGGCAGAGGAGGTCATAGAACTGGTTTACAAAGTAGTACTAGTGATAAGTTGCCTTGGACGTTTTGGTTTATTATGCTGAAAGAAGTTTGAGATCTCAGTTAGTAAACCTAGATACCTTATTTCTAAGCAATCAACAGGAGCTGAAAGTTGGTATGTACTGTTAACTATGGGTAGAAAGTTGAGCCTGATCTTGTTGGTACTGTTGGGAGTGTGCATTTGTAAAGGATCAGCCCAATCAACGCTGCTTAGTACAAATTTTTATGCCAATTCATGTCCCAATGTTGAGGCCATTGTAAAAGAAGTTGTTAGTAAAAAATACAGCCAGTCATTTCTGACTGTTCCTGCCACGTTGAGGCTTTTCTTCCATGATTGCTTCGTTGAGGTAAGGAAAAGATAATTTCTTTTCAGCCAGTTATAATGTGTCCCAATAAATCCGAAATTGCATTTTCTTAAAGATATGAAATAAATTTATGTTATAATAGCTGCTGtttttggattgagtgtgtattGAGTGTGTGAGagttttttcatcaatgtttcgaatcacacttgtaatctatcatcagaattGAAAATAGCTAAAACAGAAAAAAAATCTTGTAACTCGTAATAGAAATGGTTAAATGGGTGAAATGGGTAGCATTGTTTGTATTTATTGATGCTAGATCAATATGACAATTAGCATTAACATGTTGTTTGACGGTATAAATATCAGAAATTTATTAAGTGAAATGGTTTGGTGCTTTTTGTGTGTGACAGGGATGTGACGCCTCGGTGATCATCCAATCTACTGCAAACAATCAGGCAGAAAAGGACAGTCCAGATAACTTGTCTCTGGCTGGGGATGGGTTTGATACTGTAATCAAAGCAAAGCAAGCTGTAGAGAACGTGTGTCCCAACACCGTGTCTTGTGCTGATATCCTAGCCATTGCTACCAGAGATGTTATAGCACTGGTGAGAAATCCTCATAAATGCTTGAAAATAGAATCCTAACAAGTTTTTAGGCCTGGGATGATAAATAGAGATTAGCTATCGACAAACTAGTAATTATATGTACAATTTGTGCTTATAGTCATTGAAATGGAACTTATACAACAGATGCATAGTTTTTCAGAGAGGATGGAATTGAGTTAATTTGGAACGTGTCACTCTATCTTATAGAGTTTAATTAAACATTTTAGAAAAGATTATCTTTTTATGTGTTGAGTTTTTTGGATCGGTTAGGAttcaaatctaattttttttattttgttagtaGAGTGGTCTACCAATAAGATACTAGCCTCTTTAAGATCAGTTCATCTTTGATCTGGATATGACTTATTTCCAACATTATATTCTTAGACGGAATCTGTACAGTGTTCTATAACTTGTAAGCAATTGCATATTCCTTTCAGAGGACAGCTTGTTTGACCTCCAAAATAACAAACAATTTATCCAACTGTTTAAGCCTTAACCCTGTTGAcaataaaagaggggtaaaaatttattgaaaacagAGAAAGAGGAACAACAAAAGAGGGCAAACAGCCCAACAAAAAGCAACTACATCATAGACTTATCATGACTAACAAGCTGATCAAGCACCTGAGACAACTCAGGAGAGAATTGTCCCCTATCCTCCATAGACCAACCCTCCCCAAAATCAgcagcccacttggccaaacagtcaGCCACCCCATTCCATTCCCTAAGAATATGCGTAAAAATAACTGACACACAAAACTCACAGAACGAGAGAATCTGTTGGATTTGACCAGCCTCTCTTTGGCCAGGCAGGCCAGGCACTTGTCTTGAATTTCTAATACCAAAAAGCACTTACAAATGGACAGGCATTTTTTGCTTTGAATTGCTGCTACCATAGAAATACTTAGGACATAATGCTTGACATTATGAAACCCCTGTATTGTTCAAGAATCAAACCGTTTTCTTTATAGCATTTGATAATGTTTTGCATATTCATTAATACCGTCAACAGATGACTGTTTGAAGAACTAAACATTTTGGTTATTGTGTTATATGCAGGTTGGAGGTCCAACATATAATGTGGAGTTTGGGAGAAGAGATGGAACAATATCTCAAGCATCCAGAGTCGATGGAAACCTGCCTAAGGCTTCATTCAATCTAGATCAGTTGGTCACTCTCTTCAACGCAAAGGGCTTATCTCAGACAGACATGATTGCTCTATCTGGTAACAATTCAGACTAACTATTGTACTCATAATCTATTGTAGATCTCCAATTTATGTTTCAAGGGGAATGTTAGTGCAGTAAACTTTCCCTATGAATGAAATGATCCTTTCATGGGCTTGCACCATGTTTTGAACATGTTTTACACTTGATTTTGAATAGGTTTTATTAAGACCATGTTTTCTTCTATTTTCAGGGGCTCATACAGTGGGGAGCTCTCACTGCATCGACTTTTCATACAGAATTTACGGCAACCCATTCGATCTCACTTTGAACAGCAACTATGCAAGCCAACTGCAGAACATTTGTCCCATGAATGTGGATCCAGACGTTGCTGTTAGCTTGGACCCTACAACACCTAATAAATTTGACAATGTCTACTACCAAAATCTGGAAAATGGCAAAGGTCTTCTCACTTCTGACCAGGTGTTATTCACTGATAGCCGCTCAAGAAACACGGTCAAAATCTATGCAAGGTATCCATCTAGATTTAATGCAGGCTTCATACAAGCGATCACAAATCTAGGTCGCGTTGGTGTTAAGGTGGGCGATCAAGGAGAAATCAGACAAGATTGCAGTCGCTTCAATTAATATTCTTCATGCTTGGATTTGTCAACAAATTTATCAGCTCTTAAATTTAGGTTTTGACAGATCAACACTAGAAGTACCTGGATTTTGGGGAGCAAATGTTTATTGTAGTATTTATACATTTCCTTCGGGAGGGAATAATAGGCTATAAGTGCTGAAAGGAGAAGTTAATACATGGGAAGCAGTGGAAGCTTTTGCTTCTTCCCCTGTCATATTTATTCATTTTCATTCACAATTAATACCAATAAAGCTAGATGTATGTATTTGAGCTCAATCACAGAGCTGTACAGATTTCTATTGGTTGAGTTTAACTAGCTCATGAGCCTCTGAAGTACATCTTGTAGCGTGGCAGTGAAGCCTACCTTTCTGCATTGAAAAGTCTTAAGGGACTAGTGATGGCACTTGGACACTTCTccattttgttaatattttattagcatgagatgttttaaaaaaattaactgTGCATGTAAATTTATCTATGTGGTGGATCATATTTTATTGTGTATCATCAAAATTAGAAGTCAAGATCTTTATTTCAATTCAAATTCTATGATCTATCATTTTCTTGATCTATTGAAGTTTTGAATCAAATTTCATGATTCAAATCCAATTCTCTTGTTCCATCATTCTCTTGATCAATCTTCATAATTGGCCATTCTTGAATTTTATTTCTTAATGATGGATCGTGAAATTTGATCTTATGAAAAAATTCATACAATTGAATCCAACATCTCATACTAAtttcatataatataattttttgtctgttattttttaaaaaaaaatttacatcttAAACACATGAGACTTCTTTGACTGACATTGCAGGTCACTCTAGTAGAATCAACTTTAGAAAAATAGCCAAAGCCAATTTCCCCACcgtataaagcattgcaattgacATTTTGATGATGTCATCGATACACGTAAAATCTTTAGAAATTTTTGTGTCATGTAAGGGTGTCCACAAGATGAACAAAGGTGCATCCCAGGTGCTGCATAGACATTTTGGTCCACTAAGACCCAGATATTGGTGATAGCAATATGTAGAAATGGTTATACATGAGGGCAAGGAATGGTTATACACGAGGGCAAGGTTATACGTGAGGGCAATCTCTTTGTTAGGGTTCATTGTCGTCAAGTAGAGGATTTTTCTctgaaatggaaatggaaatggaTCCTTTAACAGTTCACAATATtagaaatctttgtgtcatgtaaGAGCGTCCGCAAGACAGTCAAAGGTGCATCCTATGTGCTGCATAGACATTTTGGTCTGCTAAGGCCGGATATTGTTGATAGCAGTCCATAGAAGTGGTTATACATGAGGGCAAGGTTATATGTGAGGGTTCTTCGCTGTCGAGTACAGGCTAGCAGGCTGTCTGGTCATTTTCACTGAAATGGAAATGGATCTTTTTATAATCCACAATATCGTGCTCAACGAGTAGCACACCATTTGGTCACTTTTGCTGAaataaaaatggaaataaatctttTTATCGTCCACAATAGCAAACAATCTGTTTATGGATCTACAAATGACTTATAGTAATACCAGACTACCCCATACTCTTTGTGGGAGACACCTAACTATACTACAAATGAAACATACATACTTTTACCCTATGCAAAATTTGAACCTGTGTTTTTTTAAGACTacacaaattctccaccacta contains:
- the LOC131075498 gene encoding peroxidase 51, producing MGRKLSLILLVLLGVCICKGSAQSTLLSTNFYANSCPNVEAIVKEVVSKKYSQSFLTVPATLRLFFHDCFVEGCDASVIIQSTANNQAEKDSPDNLSLAGDGFDTVIKAKQAVENVCPNTVSCADILAIATRDVIALVGGPTYNVEFGRRDGTISQASRVDGNLPKASFNLDQLVTLFNAKGLSQTDMIALSGAHTVGSSHCIDFSYRIYGNPFDLTLNSNYASQLQNICPMNVDPDVAVSLDPTTPNKFDNVYYQNLENGKGLLTSDQVLFTDSRSRNTVKIYARYPSRFNAGFIQAITNLGRVGVKVGDQGEIRQDCSRFN